In the genome of Desulfofarcimen acetoxidans DSM 771, one region contains:
- the ablB gene encoding putative beta-lysine N-acetyltransferase, whose protein sequence is MTINLRNMIENSQDRWEHLTGQAFQCSILISPYNKRITVYEFSLRLDNGIEEMIQILTEKASEYQLDKIWLKARARWKEKFLRSKMKLEASIPGYYGGVETAMVFAKYLTVRRETPSGLSNKNHAIKPVYNALRGTHSDSAVPHGVIIKQGEAANCRDLASLYSKVFATYPFPIFNSDYLAHTMDQNVYYVLALYNNEIVAAASAEINTLDKNAEVTDFAVLPEWRGRRLASCLLLHMEDVLKNTEIKCLYTIARSSSVGMNKVFANFGYGFGGVLINNCNIGGGFEDMNVWSKVH, encoded by the coding sequence ATGACAATTAATTTAAGAAATATGATAGAGAATTCACAAGACCGGTGGGAACATCTAACTGGACAGGCTTTTCAATGCAGCATTCTCATTTCCCCCTACAATAAGAGAATTACTGTTTATGAATTTTCTCTGCGATTAGACAATGGAATAGAAGAAATGATTCAGATTCTTACGGAAAAGGCATCGGAATATCAACTTGATAAAATATGGCTTAAAGCCAGAGCCAGGTGGAAAGAAAAATTTTTGCGCAGCAAAATGAAGCTTGAGGCATCTATCCCCGGCTATTACGGCGGTGTCGAAACTGCCATGGTTTTTGCCAAATATCTTACAGTCCGGAGGGAGACACCCTCGGGATTAAGCAACAAGAACCATGCTATAAAACCAGTGTATAATGCTTTGAGGGGGACACATAGTGATTCGGCGGTTCCTCATGGGGTAATTATTAAGCAAGGAGAGGCAGCCAATTGCCGAGATTTAGCCTCATTGTATAGCAAGGTTTTTGCTACTTACCCTTTTCCGATATTCAATTCTGATTACCTGGCACATACGATGGATCAGAATGTCTATTATGTTTTAGCCTTATATAATAACGAGATCGTAGCCGCTGCGTCTGCTGAGATAAACACATTAGATAAAAATGCTGAAGTTACTGATTTTGCTGTTCTCCCGGAATGGAGAGGCAGGCGATTGGCCAGTTGCCTTTTGCTGCATATGGAAGATGTATTAAAGAATACTGAGATAAAGTGTTTGTACACTATTGCCCGCAGCAGTTCTGTCGGTATGAACAAAGTTTTTGCTAATTTTGGTTATGGATTTGGCGGAGTTTTGATCAATAATTGCAATATTGGCGGCGGTTTTGAAGATATGAATGTTTGGTCGAAAGTTCATTAA
- a CDS encoding YtrH family sporulation protein translates to MIILHVFFPKLVLIFFTAFGIMIGATLMGSLAALLMKEPPVATMLSLAKEIKIWAIVAAIGGSFSTFEILESGIFQGDLKAMVKQFFFILSSFSGTHLGYFVVVNLTGGKN, encoded by the coding sequence GTGATAATTTTGCATGTATTCTTTCCCAAATTAGTTCTGATATTTTTTACTGCCTTTGGTATTATGATAGGCGCCACTCTAATGGGATCACTGGCAGCTTTGCTTATGAAGGAACCTCCGGTAGCAACCATGCTGTCTTTGGCCAAGGAAATTAAAATCTGGGCAATCGTTGCAGCTATTGGCGGATCTTTTTCAACTTTTGAAATCTTAGAATCAGGGATCTTTCAAGGTGACTTAAAAGCTATGGTAAAACAGTTTTTCTTTATTCTCAGCAGTTTTTCCGGCACACATTTAGGATATTTTGTGGTGGTGAACTTAACCGGTGGTAAAAATTAA
- the cdaA gene encoding diadenylate cyclase CdaA — translation MDFSQLIKLGLPRISFSVTTLIDLMIVAFVVYRIYLLIKGTRAVQLIKGLIVLVVAMVVSDWIHLNTVNWLLRQAVTGLIVALPVVFQPELRRGLEKLGGGRFLARNVFMLAEEEKNTMIREVVRAVQMLAKNSIGALIVLERGTGLEEYVDTGTKIDGEISAELLVNIFIPKTPLHDGAVVVRGDRILAAACVLPLDESPNVNKALGTRHRAALGISEQSDAMAVIVSEETGVISLAVEGGLIRYLDDISLAENLNKGLGGSTKLKFSTLWKFK, via the coding sequence TTGGACTTTTCGCAATTAATTAAACTAGGTTTACCCCGGATTAGTTTTTCTGTCACTACGTTAATTGACTTAATGATTGTTGCTTTTGTAGTGTACCGGATATACTTGCTGATCAAGGGAACACGTGCGGTTCAATTGATTAAAGGATTGATCGTGCTGGTAGTGGCCATGGTTGTAAGTGATTGGATTCACCTCAACACAGTTAACTGGCTTTTGCGCCAGGCTGTAACGGGGCTGATTGTTGCTCTTCCGGTAGTGTTTCAGCCCGAGCTGCGCAGAGGTTTGGAAAAACTGGGTGGCGGCAGGTTTTTAGCCAGGAATGTATTCATGCTGGCAGAGGAAGAGAAAAACACAATGATTAGAGAGGTTGTGCGCGCGGTTCAGATGCTGGCTAAAAACAGTATCGGAGCCTTGATTGTTTTGGAGCGTGGTACAGGCCTGGAGGAGTACGTTGACACAGGTACAAAAATAGACGGCGAGATATCCGCGGAATTGCTGGTAAACATATTTATACCGAAAACGCCACTGCATGACGGTGCTGTGGTAGTTAGGGGAGATCGCATACTTGCCGCTGCCTGCGTGCTGCCCCTGGATGAGAGTCCTAACGTAAACAAAGCCTTGGGTACGAGACACCGGGCCGCTTTGGGTATCAGTGAGCAGTCTGACGCCATGGCTGTGATTGTCTCCGAGGAAACAGGGGTAATCTCTCTGGCCGTGGAAGGCGGGTTAATTCGCTATCTGGATGATATCAGCCTGGCAGAAAATTTAAATAAAGGACTGGGAGGCAGCACCAAGTTAAAGTTTTCTACCTTGTGGAAATTTAAATAG
- the glmM gene encoding phosphoglucosamine mutase, translated as MGVMFGTDGVRGVANRELTPELAFKLGRAGAYILCKDNCNDRRIIIGKDTRISGDMLEAALAAGICSVGVNVLKVGILPTPAIAYLTRSLGAAAGVVISASHNPVEDNGIKFFGPTGYKLPDETEDSIETAVLGDFAGIPSPTGSALGRTYELKDALDRYIMFLQDTMDVDLTGLKVVVDCANGAAYKVAPRVLKELGAEVIPIFNRPDGVNINAWCGSTYPVALQESVVATGADIGLAHDGDADRLIAVDHEGNIVDGDRIMLTIAKYMKENDKLTRNTVVVTVMSNLGLHLALQKAGIKVVQTKVGDRYVMEKMLKLGARFGGEQSGHIIFLKHNTTGDGVLTALQLMRVMKKTGRSLKALGEQMERLPQLLENVRVADKAAIMNSPELSAAIEKYEEQLAGQGRILVRPSGTEPLVRVMVEGRDKKELEQISAAMIKLIHELSQGGDR; from the coding sequence GTGGGGGTAATGTTTGGCACCGACGGTGTGCGGGGAGTGGCTAACAGGGAATTAACACCGGAACTGGCTTTTAAACTGGGCCGGGCCGGCGCTTATATATTGTGTAAAGATAACTGCAATGATCGGAGAATAATCATAGGCAAGGATACCCGTATCTCAGGAGATATGCTGGAAGCAGCCTTGGCAGCCGGGATCTGCTCTGTAGGTGTAAATGTCCTGAAGGTCGGAATTTTGCCAACTCCGGCGATTGCGTATTTAACCCGTTCCCTGGGAGCGGCGGCAGGTGTGGTTATTTCCGCTTCCCATAACCCGGTGGAAGATAACGGGATCAAGTTTTTTGGCCCCACCGGTTATAAACTGCCGGATGAAACAGAGGATAGCATAGAGACAGCCGTTTTAGGCGATTTTGCAGGTATTCCTTCGCCGACCGGAAGTGCTTTGGGCCGTACTTATGAGTTAAAGGATGCCCTGGACAGGTACATCATGTTCCTGCAGGATACTATGGATGTTGATTTAACGGGTTTAAAAGTAGTGGTTGACTGTGCCAACGGCGCGGCCTACAAGGTAGCGCCCAGGGTATTGAAAGAACTTGGGGCTGAGGTAATACCTATTTTTAATAGGCCTGATGGCGTAAATATTAATGCCTGGTGCGGTTCAACTTACCCGGTGGCCCTGCAGGAATCGGTGGTTGCGACAGGAGCGGACATTGGCCTGGCACATGACGGTGACGCCGACAGACTTATAGCCGTGGATCATGAAGGCAATATAGTAGACGGCGACAGAATAATGTTAACCATTGCTAAATATATGAAGGAAAATGATAAATTAACCAGAAATACTGTAGTGGTAACTGTAATGAGTAACCTGGGACTGCACCTGGCACTGCAGAAAGCGGGCATAAAAGTTGTGCAAACGAAAGTTGGTGATCGCTATGTGATGGAGAAGATGCTTAAATTAGGAGCCAGATTCGGAGGAGAGCAGTCGGGGCATATTATATTCTTAAAGCATAATACCACCGGTGACGGTGTTTTAACGGCCTTGCAGCTGATGAGAGTAATGAAGAAAACCGGCAGAAGCCTGAAAGCTCTGGGAGAGCAGATGGAACGATTGCCGCAGCTGCTGGAAAATGTGCGTGTAGCCGATAAAGCAGCAATTATGAACAGCCCGGAACTCAGCGCGGCTATAGAAAAATACGAAGAGCAATTAGCCGGGCAGGGCAGAATACTGGTAAGGCCGTCAGGTACAGAACCGCTGGTCAGAGTGATGGTGGAAGGCAGGGACAAAAAAGAACTGGAGCAAATCAGCGCGGCAATGATTAAGCTGATCCATGAATTAAGCCAGGGAGGTGATAGGTAA
- the glmS gene encoding glutamine--fructose-6-phosphate transaminase (isomerizing), producing the protein MCGIVGYIGTQEAVPILIDGLKKLEYRGYDSAGIAVLENGIRVEKKVGKLAALEESLEGITFTAQTGIGHTRWATHGKPSDENAHPHTDCTGKFAVVHNGIIENYLHLRDRLKEEGHEFISETDTEVLPHLLEKYYRGDLVEAVRLVIQQLRGSYAMVVLCMEEPDKIVAARQDSPLVVGLGENENFLASDIPAILKYTKRALILEDGEIVVLTADKVTVFNRSNHEVDKKVFEVPWKAEQAEKQGYEHFMLKEIFEQPKVLRDTVRGRISDDNSSVLLKDISLGREEIKKIKKLFITACGTAYHAGVVGKYVIEKLVRLPVEVDIASEYRYRDPIIDPDSLVIVISQSGETADTLAALREAHRKGARVIAVTNVVDSSIAREADDVIYTWAGPEIAVASTKAYTTQLIAMYLLALYFAEIRGTLQGSEINEILTSLRQVPGQVQEMLNDTAQIQDFAGQYARHENAFFIGRGLDYTVATEGALKLKEISYIHAEAYAAGELKHGTLALIVENMPVVALATQPALLEKMISNIKEVHARGASIIGVALEGIAEMEEVSEKVIYIPRTHPVLTSVLTVVPLQLLAYYMAVARGCDVDKPRNLAKAVTVE; encoded by the coding sequence ATGTGTGGAATAGTAGGATATATTGGCACACAAGAAGCTGTGCCTATTTTAATAGATGGTTTAAAGAAACTGGAATACCGTGGTTATGATTCGGCGGGCATTGCAGTTTTAGAAAATGGCATAAGGGTGGAAAAGAAAGTGGGTAAGCTGGCGGCTCTGGAAGAATCCCTGGAGGGTATAACCTTTACCGCCCAAACAGGCATCGGACACACCCGTTGGGCTACACACGGCAAGCCTTCCGATGAAAACGCGCACCCGCATACTGATTGTACGGGAAAATTTGCCGTAGTTCATAACGGTATTATTGAAAACTACCTGCATTTAAGAGACAGGTTAAAAGAAGAGGGACATGAATTTATTTCAGAAACAGATACCGAGGTTTTGCCGCACCTGCTGGAGAAATATTACCGGGGGGATCTGGTGGAAGCCGTGCGCCTGGTTATACAGCAATTGCGCGGTTCTTATGCTATGGTAGTGCTTTGCATGGAAGAGCCTGATAAAATTGTGGCAGCCAGGCAGGACAGTCCTCTTGTGGTGGGCCTGGGAGAAAACGAGAACTTTCTGGCTTCGGATATTCCGGCTATTTTGAAATATACCAAGCGTGCCCTAATCCTGGAGGATGGGGAAATAGTTGTTCTCACAGCTGATAAAGTAACGGTTTTTAATAGAAGCAATCATGAAGTTGATAAAAAGGTCTTTGAAGTACCATGGAAAGCTGAACAGGCGGAGAAGCAGGGCTATGAACACTTCATGCTGAAAGAAATTTTTGAGCAGCCCAAAGTTCTGCGTGATACTGTAAGGGGAAGAATCAGTGATGATAATAGCTCGGTGCTGTTAAAAGACATATCACTGGGCAGGGAAGAAATCAAGAAAATTAAAAAATTGTTCATTACGGCCTGCGGCACTGCATACCATGCCGGTGTAGTCGGCAAATACGTCATAGAAAAACTGGTTCGACTCCCGGTGGAGGTGGATATAGCTTCCGAGTATCGCTACCGCGACCCGATTATTGATCCTGACAGCTTGGTAATAGTGATCAGCCAATCGGGTGAAACCGCCGATACGCTGGCGGCACTGAGGGAAGCACATAGAAAGGGTGCTAGGGTAATAGCGGTAACTAATGTTGTGGACAGTTCCATAGCGCGTGAGGCGGATGACGTGATTTATACCTGGGCCGGACCGGAGATAGCTGTAGCCTCTACCAAGGCTTATACTACCCAGCTCATAGCAATGTATCTGCTGGCTCTGTACTTTGCGGAGATTCGAGGTACATTGCAAGGGTCAGAAATAAATGAGATACTCACCAGTCTGAGGCAGGTACCCGGGCAGGTTCAAGAAATGCTGAATGATACTGCACAGATACAGGATTTTGCCGGACAATATGCCAGGCATGAAAATGCCTTCTTCATTGGCCGTGGACTTGATTACACGGTAGCTACGGAAGGCGCATTGAAGCTAAAGGAAATTTCCTACATTCACGCTGAGGCTTACGCTGCCGGAGAACTAAAACACGGTACACTGGCACTGATTGTGGAGAATATGCCGGTAGTTGCTCTGGCTACCCAGCCGGCGCTGCTGGAGAAGATGATCAGCAATATTAAAGAGGTTCACGCCCGCGGAGCATCAATTATAGGTGTGGCACTGGAAGGCATAGCTGAGATGGAAGAAGTTTCGGAGAAGGTTATTTATATACCAAGGACTCACCCGGTATTGACTTCGGTGCTGACAGTAGTGCCCCTGCAGCTGCTGGCTTACTATATGGCAGTGGCCCGCGGCTGCGATGTTGATAAACCGCGTAATTTGGCCAAGGCGGTTACGGTGGAGTAA
- a CDS encoding CBO0543 family protein has translation MSFESLIQYIGAAIFFTILILLLIKRKDIKKFIPVGLFAILYADIWCYIAEYLKIWSYPTRLFAQYTIVSIPFNYFALPVIVMVWIMFCPSSLKGKAIWALSWSLFFISAEFGLTRYTKILAYTNGFDIHISFFLWLISWFIFYEFHVWINSK, from the coding sequence ATGTCATTTGAAAGCCTAATCCAGTATATCGGAGCAGCCATCTTTTTTACTATTCTGATTTTGCTGCTGATAAAGCGAAAAGACATCAAAAAGTTTATTCCAGTTGGCTTATTCGCTATTTTGTATGCCGATATATGGTGTTACATTGCAGAGTATTTAAAAATATGGAGCTACCCAACGCGATTGTTTGCCCAATATACAATTGTCTCAATTCCTTTTAATTACTTTGCACTGCCTGTAATTGTTATGGTCTGGATTATGTTTTGTCCAAGCAGCTTAAAAGGTAAAGCTATTTGGGCTTTATCCTGGTCTCTATTTTTCATAAGCGCAGAATTTGGATTAACACGATACACTAAAATATTGGCTTATACAAACGGATTTGATATTCATATCTCATTCTTTTTGTGGCTTATTAGCTGGTTCATTTTCTATGAGTTTCATGTATGGATTAATAGTAAATAA
- a CDS encoding secondary thiamine-phosphate synthase enzyme YjbQ, which produces MKHYRKELWFEVKKRRELINITPLVRECLQESGIKEGLLLCNAMHITASVFINDDESGLHQDFENWLEGLAPEKPYSQYRHNTYEDNADAHLKRTIMGREVTVAITAGKLDLGPWEQIFYGEFDGKRRKRVLVKIIGE; this is translated from the coding sequence ATGAAACATTATAGAAAAGAGCTGTGGTTTGAGGTTAAAAAGAGGCGAGAATTAATTAATATTACCCCTCTGGTGAGAGAGTGCCTGCAGGAGAGTGGGATCAAGGAAGGTTTGTTATTATGCAATGCCATGCATATTACTGCAAGTGTTTTTATAAACGATGATGAGTCCGGCCTGCACCAGGATTTTGAGAACTGGTTGGAGGGGCTGGCCCCTGAAAAACCGTATTCACAGTACAGACATAATACATATGAAGATAATGCCGATGCTCATTTAAAACGCACCATTATGGGCAGAGAAGTGACAGTAGCGATTACGGCAGGGAAATTAGACTTGGGACCCTGGGAGCAAATTTTCTACGGTGAGTTTGACGGAAAAAGAAGAAAACGTGTTCTGGTTAAAATAATCGGAGAGTAG
- a CDS encoding 2-hydroxymuconate tautomerase has translation MPFVHVELLEGKTLEQKREMAKGITDVIVKAGGVNPDSVYVIFKDLAKTELAKAGQLIADKQ, from the coding sequence ATGCCGTTTGTCCATGTAGAACTTCTTGAAGGTAAGACACTTGAACAAAAAAGAGAGATGGCTAAAGGTATTACTGATGTAATAGTTAAGGCTGGTGGTGTAAATCCTGATTCCGTTTATGTGATTTTTAAAGATTTGGCTAAAACTGAGCTGGCTAAAGCCGGGCAATTAATTGCGGACAAGCAATAA
- a CDS encoding DUF362 domain-containing protein, translating to MSLNNHHVYVAVAKCPAYERDYVNTSVKNLIDFLGGIENYVLPEQKVAVKPNLIAKKSPEEAATTHPLVVEAVVRLVQEAGGNPFIVDSPGGPSNKGLLSAVYRATGMEAVAKRTGCRLNWDMGEIELNHPRGRVVKKLTLLKALAEADVIISLPKLKTHGMTKYTGAVKLMYGAIPGLKKAQYHFNMQKLEEFSQLLIDINTLLPASLNIMDGIIGMEGDGPTAGSPRELGFLLASQSPFALDHICAGLIGLDPAILVFLKLAAEQGLYPPASSIKICGDKLPESIVAFKIPGHKQIDFNLPGPLKKIVGRLQPKPVFNLQACRGCGECQKCCPAQAITMLNNKPLLTLSECIRCYCCQELCPHKAVHIQQHWLGKKLMR from the coding sequence ATGTCATTGAATAACCATCATGTATATGTAGCTGTAGCTAAGTGTCCCGCCTATGAGAGGGATTATGTAAATACCTCTGTAAAAAATTTAATTGATTTTTTGGGAGGTATAGAGAATTATGTTTTGCCGGAGCAGAAGGTAGCCGTAAAACCAAACTTGATTGCTAAAAAGAGTCCGGAGGAAGCAGCCACTACTCACCCGCTGGTGGTGGAAGCGGTAGTCAGGCTGGTTCAGGAAGCAGGGGGCAATCCTTTTATAGTAGACTCGCCTGGCGGGCCTTCCAATAAAGGGCTGCTCAGTGCGGTTTACCGTGCAACAGGGATGGAGGCAGTAGCCAAACGTACAGGCTGCCGGCTGAATTGGGATATGGGAGAGATTGAATTAAATCATCCACGGGGCAGGGTGGTGAAAAAGCTTACGCTTCTAAAAGCCCTGGCGGAAGCAGATGTGATTATAAGCCTGCCCAAGTTGAAAACTCATGGCATGACTAAATATACAGGTGCCGTTAAGCTAATGTACGGTGCAATTCCAGGATTAAAAAAAGCTCAGTATCATTTTAACATGCAAAAGCTGGAGGAGTTTTCGCAGTTATTAATTGATATAAATACTTTGCTGCCCGCCTCATTAAATATTATGGATGGCATAATTGGTATGGAAGGTGACGGTCCTACCGCAGGTTCTCCCCGTGAGCTGGGATTTCTCTTAGCCAGTCAAAGTCCATTTGCTCTTGATCATATTTGTGCCGGTTTAATTGGGCTTGACCCGGCAATCCTGGTTTTTCTGAAATTAGCCGCCGAGCAGGGTCTTTATCCCCCTGCGTCATCTATTAAAATATGTGGGGATAAGCTGCCTGAATCTATTGTGGCCTTTAAAATACCCGGCCACAAACAGATTGATTTTAACCTGCCCGGGCCGCTCAAAAAAATAGTTGGCAGACTTCAGCCCAAACCGGTATTCAATTTACAGGCCTGTAGAGGTTGCGGCGAGTGTCAGAAATGCTGTCCGGCTCAGGCTATAACTATGCTAAACAATAAACCATTATTAACATTGAGTGAATGCATACGCTGTTATTGCTGCCAGGAGCTTTGTCCTCATAAAGCAGTGCATATTCAACAGCACTGGCTTGGTAAAAAATTAATGAGATAA
- a CDS encoding chemotaxis protein CheA, with product MSDNFSSDPMLEMFIFETNQFTEQLEQIILDSEKSCGFDTASINEIFRIMHTIKGSAAMMLYNNISGLAHSMEDLFYVLREEKPRNVNYSGISDIVLEGVDFIKNEIAKLENGKPSTGDALALVEVIEAFVTKIKSCNDIAETPVNTAAEEQQKFYISPQALPITTANNTYEAVITFDEGCEMENIRAFSVVHSLKEKNVVLEFEPPDIIDNENSAGIIRQEGFRIVFRTNMTIEEARTLLINETLFLRELEINVVETPAEPVKKRKEIVLEDDLPEDLAVAGSVESEDAQPGSKQSFISVNILKLDRLLDLVGELVISEAMVLRNPEITVLQIESFQKAARQLEKITSELQDTVMSIRMVPLSTTFHKMNRIVRDMSKKLGKNVQLAIIGEETEVDKNIIEHISDPLMHLIRNAVDHGLETTEERLAAGKPETGTVTLEANNEGGDVWIIVRDDGRGLNRKTIIEKARESSLLKKNENELSEREVYSLILMPGFSTKERVTEFSGRGVGMDVVVRNIEKVGGQILIDSSPGTGSVISIKIPLTLAIINGMAVKVGKSSYVIPTTMIRESFRAREEDVIRDPDNNEMILIRGDCYPIIRLHKYYKKKEAVTNMQEGIIVMVENEFRGACLFADELLGEQQVVVKSLPRYIKKVKGIAGCTLLGDGSISLILDVANIINQGEER from the coding sequence ATGTCTGACAATTTTAGCAGCGATCCCATGCTTGAGATGTTTATTTTTGAAACTAACCAGTTTACTGAGCAGTTGGAGCAAATAATTTTAGACAGCGAAAAATCCTGTGGGTTTGATACAGCTTCAATCAATGAGATATTTAGAATTATGCATACCATCAAGGGTTCTGCGGCTATGATGCTATATAATAATATTTCCGGTTTAGCCCATTCAATGGAAGACCTATTCTATGTTTTGCGAGAAGAGAAGCCCCGAAATGTAAATTATTCCGGGATAAGCGATATAGTTCTGGAGGGTGTTGACTTTATAAAAAATGAAATTGCAAAGCTGGAAAACGGTAAACCGTCAACCGGTGATGCTTTAGCATTGGTTGAAGTAATTGAAGCTTTTGTAACAAAAATAAAGTCTTGCAATGATATTGCGGAAACACCGGTTAACACTGCTGCGGAGGAACAGCAGAAATTTTATATTAGTCCCCAAGCATTGCCGATAACAACAGCGAATAACACCTATGAGGCCGTGATAACTTTTGACGAAGGGTGTGAAATGGAAAATATAAGGGCCTTTTCGGTGGTACATAGCTTAAAAGAAAAAAATGTAGTTTTAGAGTTTGAGCCGCCAGACATTATTGATAACGAAAACAGTGCCGGTATAATCAGGCAGGAAGGTTTTCGTATTGTATTCCGGACAAACATGACAATTGAAGAAGCACGTACCTTGCTTATTAATGAAACATTATTTTTAAGAGAGCTTGAAATAAATGTTGTAGAAACTCCAGCTGAACCGGTTAAAAAGAGAAAAGAAATAGTGCTTGAAGATGATTTGCCGGAGGATTTGGCTGTTGCCGGAAGTGTTGAATCCGAGGATGCTCAGCCAGGGAGCAAGCAGAGTTTTATCAGTGTTAATATCTTAAAGCTGGACAGGCTTTTAGACTTGGTAGGGGAGTTGGTTATATCGGAAGCTATGGTATTACGCAACCCTGAAATAACAGTACTGCAAATAGAGAGTTTTCAAAAAGCTGCCAGACAGTTGGAGAAAATCACTTCCGAACTGCAGGATACAGTCATGTCTATTCGTATGGTGCCTCTATCCACTACTTTTCATAAAATGAACAGAATTGTTCGGGATATGAGCAAGAAGTTGGGGAAAAATGTACAGTTAGCCATAATCGGAGAGGAAACAGAGGTTGATAAGAATATAATTGAGCATATATCTGATCCCCTGATGCACTTGATACGCAACGCTGTGGATCATGGTCTGGAAACAACTGAGGAGAGGCTGGCTGCAGGCAAACCGGAAACCGGAACTGTTACACTTGAAGCAAATAATGAGGGCGGGGATGTCTGGATTATTGTCAGGGATGACGGCAGAGGTCTTAATCGCAAAACAATAATCGAAAAGGCCAGGGAAAGCAGTCTATTGAAAAAGAATGAAAATGAGCTTTCCGAGAGGGAGGTTTATTCCTTAATCCTGATGCCCGGCTTTTCCACAAAAGAACGTGTAACGGAGTTTTCCGGGCGCGGTGTAGGTATGGACGTAGTGGTTAGGAACATAGAAAAAGTTGGAGGGCAGATTTTAATTGACAGTTCACCTGGTACAGGTTCAGTAATTTCTATAAAGATTCCTCTTACCCTGGCCATTATAAACGGGATGGCTGTGAAAGTGGGTAAATCCAGCTATGTTATTCCAACTACTATGATCAGAGAATCTTTTAGAGCAAGGGAAGAGGATGTAATTAGAGACCCTGATAATAACGAAATGATATTGATACGTGGTGATTGCTATCCAATAATTAGACTGCATAAATATTACAAGAAAAAGGAAGCTGTTACTAATATGCAGGAGGGAATTATCGTAATGGTTGAAAATGAGTTCAGAGGAGCATGCCTGTTTGCCGATGAGCTCCTGGGGGAACAGCAGGTGGTTGTC